The Pleuronectes platessa chromosome 10, fPlePla1.1, whole genome shotgun sequence genome contains a region encoding:
- the LOC128449992 gene encoding protein FAM8A1, producing MADEKNTNMGVDRGESKPGLSRADPLREEAPRRAEHRGKMEGESRATAEYCEQLQAWMWQYYTGYVNWQSWLAASAMSCPQYLQSSGGTATSSLDLMSPHWYNSPFALPLSPYPAAGASPSSGRAGEAAGGAAAAGQPLQQPQENGNVPRPGREYNIPSPLQRLLAEMVDFFILFFIKATIIISIMHLSGITDVSKFAMHFIVEEIDEDTSMEELQKMMLVALVYRILVCFYEVVCIWGAGGATPGKFLVGLRVVTCDSSVLVQPNRVHVVPATNVSLTASTVRALNKNFSIAFFFPAFITLLFFQHNRTVYDMVAGTIVVKRSRAR from the exons ATGGCTGacgagaaaaacacaaacatgggaGTCGACAGAGGAGAGAGTAAACCAGGTTTGAGCAGAGCCGACCCGCTCAGAGAAGAAGCTCCTCGGAGAGCAGAGCACCGGGGCAAGATGGAGGGGGAGAGCCGCGCCACGGCGGAGTACTGCGAGCAGCTGCAGGCGTGGATGTGGCAGTACTACACCGGCTACGTGAACTGGCAGAGCTGGCTGGCAGCGTCAGCCATGTCCTGCCCTCAGTATTTACAGTCATCCGGCGGCACAGCGACGTCCTCCCTCGATTTAATGTCCCCGCACTGGTACAACAGTCCGTTTGCTCTCCCGTTGTCGCCTTACCCAGCGGCGGGGGCCTCGCCGAGCAGCGGCCGGGCAGGGGAGGCTGCAGGcggggcagcagcagctggtcaGCCGCTGCAGCAGCCGCAGGAGAACGGAAACGTACCGAGACCAG GTCGAGAGTATAACATTCCTTCGCCTCTTCAGAGACTCCTGGCTGAGATGGTGGatttcttcattttgtttttcatcaaagcAACCATCATCATTAGTATTATGCACCTCAGTGGAATCAC GGATGTTTCCAAGTTTGCAATGCATTTCATCGTGGAAGAAATAGATGAGGACACATCGATGGAGGAGCTACAGAAAATGATGCTTGTGGCCCTTGTGTACCGGATATTAGTGTGTTTCTATGAG GTCGTGTGTATctggggagcaggaggagccacTCCAGGGAAGTTTCTCGTTGGACTCAGGGTCGTTACATGTGACTCATCAGTTCTGGTTCAGCCTAACAGGGTGCACGTAGTGCCAGCAACTAACGTCTCTCTGACTGC ATCAACCGTCAGAGCCTTGAACAAGAACTTTTCTATCGCCTTCTTTTTCCCGGCCTTCATCACACTTCTGTTCTTTCAGCACAACCGGACTGTGTATGATATGGTAGCTGGTACAATAGTTGTCAAGCGCTCCAGGGCCAGATGA
- the fabp4b gene encoding fatty acid binding protein 4b, producing the protein MVDQFVGTWTLSTSENFDDYMKAIGVGFATRQMGNMVKPNLVISVEAGVVSMKSESTFKNTEIKFKLDEEFDETTADGRQTKTTFSFDNGKLVQKQTWDGKTTTLEREIQDGKLAAKCIMEDVVALRTYEKV; encoded by the exons ATGGTTGATCAGTTTGTTGGAACCTGGACTCTGTCCACCAGCGAGAACTTCGATGATTACATGAAGGCCATCG GTGTGGGCTTCGCCACCCGGCAGATGGGCAACATGGTGAAACCCAACCTGGTGATCAGCGTGGAGGCTGGAGTTGTTTCAATGAAGTCTGAGAGTACTTTCAAGAACACAGAGATCAAGTTCAAGCTCGACGAGGAGTTCGATGAGACCACAGCCGACGGACGGCAGACCAAG ACCACCTTCAGTTTTGACAACGGCAAACTGGTGCAGAAACAGACGTGGGATGGAAAGACCACGACACTGGAGCGGGAGATTCAAGATGGAAAGCTGGCAGCT AAATGCATCATGGAGGATGTTGTTGCACTGAGGACCTATGAGAAGGTTTAA